A stretch of Pangasianodon hypophthalmus isolate fPanHyp1 chromosome 9, fPanHyp1.pri, whole genome shotgun sequence DNA encodes these proteins:
- the prc1a gene encoding protein regulator of cytokinesis 1a isoform X1, with protein MRKSELHAAESVACLNKALSRLKDIWEEIGIPEDQRMQRTEAVKMHIKNLLDMMIAEEEGLKKRLLNSIESCRKELGGLCEELQLPPFEEDDGLSMLQLEKEIRTRLKVMLKQKNQRVSELKSLIQQDRELCDILCDNPHCIDPDCVPSAQQLQNYRQHIASRNQEKERRYSEFVSIKRQIIVFMEDLEQMPDTSFERDVVCEEEEAFCLSRENITALNVLLSQLENRKAEIEVACVSYRSRIAELWERLQIPQEERDSIAEHMQCSKKRNMDALHAEMECLEELKMKNIQSVIESIRAEIEILWEKCFYSLDQRHAFAAYYSDNFTEELLTLHEQEEQRLKQHYEQHRELYNGVTSWQSNWTLFQELEKKATDPSRFHNRGGNLLREEKQRAELQKSLPKLEKSLKIQIEQWEAEHATEFRVNGQHFMQYVEEQWNLHQLEKEKEKLERQMKKSKQTEEDMLYGTALKTPTKRRLGGAPTPGKSRKLNSTSSIASSTPNTTLRSICHSPSMRPPLSASKIGSGLRSSTRTRTPRGLERNKENLSQLSGALRTMTSSPYRNCSINSVASSYSEFARDYVNIESTTISSENSHKLQSPAARLEF; from the exons ATGAGGAAGAG tgAGTTGCATGCCGCCGAGTCGGTGGCGTGTCTGAATAAAGCCCTGAGTCGCCTCAAGGACATCTGGGAGGAGATCGGCATACCAGAGGACCAGAGAATGCAGCGCACTGAAGCGGTCAAAATGCACATCAAG AACCTTCTGGACATGATGATAGCGGAGGAGGAAGGGCTGAAAAAGAGGTTGCTGAACAGCATCGAGTCATGTCGAAAGGAGCTGGGTGGTTTGTGTGAGGAGCTTCAACTCCCTCCGTTTGAG GAGGACGATGGCCTGAGCATGCTGCAGCTGGAGAAGGAGATTCGCACACGACTGAAGGTGATGCTGAAGCAGAAGAACCAGCGCGTGAGTGAGCTGAAGAGTCTGATACAGCAGGACCGCGAGCTGTGCGATATCCTGTGTGATAACCCACACTGCATCGATCCCGACTGCGTTCCCTCTGCCCAGCAGCTGCAGAACTACCGCCAGCACATCGCCAGCCGCAACCAGGAGAAG GAGCGTCGTTATTCCGAGTTCGTGTCCATCAAGCGCCAGATCATCGTGTTTATGGAGGATCTTGAGCAGATGCCCGACACTAGCTTTGAGAGAGATGTggtgtgtgaggaagaggaggcatTCTGCCTCTCGAGAGAAAACATCACTGCCCTGAATGTACTACTGAGCCAg CTGGAGAATCGGAAAGCAGAGATTGAAGTGGCGTGTGTGTCCTACCGTAGCCGTATCGCGGAGCTGTGGGAGAGACTGCAGATCCCCCAAGAAGAGAGAGACTCCATTGCTGAACACATGCAGTGCAGCAAAAAGAGGAACATGGATGCT CTGCACGCTGAGATGGAGTGCCTGGaggagctgaagatgaagaacatCCAGAGTGTGATTGAGTCAATCAGAGCAGAAATCGAAATCCTCTGGGAGAAATGCTTTTACAGCCTGGACCAGAGACACGCCTTTGCTGCATATTACTCTG atAATTTCACTGAGGAGCTACTGACTCTGCATGAGCAAGAAGAGCAGAGGCTAAAGCAGCATTACGAGCAGCACAGAGAGCTTTATAATGGCGTGACTAGCTGGCAGAGTAACTGGACACTCTTCCAGGAACTGGAG AAAAAGGCCACAGATCCGTCTCGCTTTCACAACAGAGGAGGCAACCTGCTACGGGAGGAGAAGCAAAGAGCAGAGCTTCAGAAGAGTCTGCCGAAG CTGGAGAAAAGTCTGAAGATCCAGATCGAGCAGTGGGAGGCGGAGCACGCCACAGAGTTCCGGGTCAACGGGCAGCACTTCATGCAGTACGTGGAGGAGCAGTGGAACCTTCACCAactggagaaagagaaggagaaactCGAGAGG CAAATGAAAAAGAGCAAGCAGACAGAAGAGGACATGCTGTATGGTACAGCACTCAAAACACCCACCAAGAGGAGACTAGGAGGAGCGCCCACACCTGGAAAATCTCGCAAG CTGAATTCTACCTCCAGTATCGCTAGCTCTACACCCAACACCACCTTGCGCTCCATCTGCCACTCTCCATCCATGAGACCACCTCTCTCTGCCAGCAAG ATTGGTTCAGGTTTGCGTTCGTCCACTCGTACTCGAACCCCCCGCGGCCTGGAGAGGAATAAGGAAAACCTTTCTCAGCTGAGTGGAGCGCTGCGCACCATGACCTCCAGCCCGTACCGAAACTGTTCCATCAACTCTGTCGCCAGCTCCTACTCCGAGTTTGCG AGGGATTATGTCAACATTGAATCCACAACCATCTCCAG CGAGAACTCTCACAAGCTTCAAAGTCCAGCTGCAAGGCTGGAGTTCTGA
- the prc1a gene encoding protein regulator of cytokinesis 1a isoform X2, with amino-acid sequence MRKSELHAAESVACLNKALSRLKDIWEEIGIPEDQRMQRTEAVKMHIKNLLDMMIAEEEGLKKRLLNSIESCRKELGGLCEELQLPPFEEDDGLSMLQLEKEIRTRLKVMLKQKNQRVSELKSLIQQDRELCDILCDNPHCIDPDCVPSAQQLQNYRQHIASRNQEKERRYSEFVSIKRQIIVFMEDLEQMPDTSFERDVVCEEEEAFCLSRENITALNVLLSQLENRKAEIEVACVSYRSRIAELWERLQIPQEERDSIAEHMQCSKKRNMDALHAEMECLEELKMKNIQSVIESIRAEIEILWEKCFYSLDQRHAFAAYYSDNFTEELLTLHEQEEQRLKQHYEQHRELYNGVTSWQSNWTLFQELEKKATDPSRFHNRGGNLLREEKQRAELQKSLPKLEKSLKIQIEQWEAEHATEFRVNGQHFMQYVEEQWNLHQLEKEKEKLERQMKKSKQTEEDMLYGTALKTPTKRRLGGAPTPGKSRKLNSTSSIASSTPNTTLRSICHSPSMRPPLSASKIGSGLRSSTRTRTPRGLERNKENLSQLSGALRTMTSSPYRNCSINSVASSYSEFARELSQASKSSCKAGVLNSTITR; translated from the exons ATGAGGAAGAG tgAGTTGCATGCCGCCGAGTCGGTGGCGTGTCTGAATAAAGCCCTGAGTCGCCTCAAGGACATCTGGGAGGAGATCGGCATACCAGAGGACCAGAGAATGCAGCGCACTGAAGCGGTCAAAATGCACATCAAG AACCTTCTGGACATGATGATAGCGGAGGAGGAAGGGCTGAAAAAGAGGTTGCTGAACAGCATCGAGTCATGTCGAAAGGAGCTGGGTGGTTTGTGTGAGGAGCTTCAACTCCCTCCGTTTGAG GAGGACGATGGCCTGAGCATGCTGCAGCTGGAGAAGGAGATTCGCACACGACTGAAGGTGATGCTGAAGCAGAAGAACCAGCGCGTGAGTGAGCTGAAGAGTCTGATACAGCAGGACCGCGAGCTGTGCGATATCCTGTGTGATAACCCACACTGCATCGATCCCGACTGCGTTCCCTCTGCCCAGCAGCTGCAGAACTACCGCCAGCACATCGCCAGCCGCAACCAGGAGAAG GAGCGTCGTTATTCCGAGTTCGTGTCCATCAAGCGCCAGATCATCGTGTTTATGGAGGATCTTGAGCAGATGCCCGACACTAGCTTTGAGAGAGATGTggtgtgtgaggaagaggaggcatTCTGCCTCTCGAGAGAAAACATCACTGCCCTGAATGTACTACTGAGCCAg CTGGAGAATCGGAAAGCAGAGATTGAAGTGGCGTGTGTGTCCTACCGTAGCCGTATCGCGGAGCTGTGGGAGAGACTGCAGATCCCCCAAGAAGAGAGAGACTCCATTGCTGAACACATGCAGTGCAGCAAAAAGAGGAACATGGATGCT CTGCACGCTGAGATGGAGTGCCTGGaggagctgaagatgaagaacatCCAGAGTGTGATTGAGTCAATCAGAGCAGAAATCGAAATCCTCTGGGAGAAATGCTTTTACAGCCTGGACCAGAGACACGCCTTTGCTGCATATTACTCTG atAATTTCACTGAGGAGCTACTGACTCTGCATGAGCAAGAAGAGCAGAGGCTAAAGCAGCATTACGAGCAGCACAGAGAGCTTTATAATGGCGTGACTAGCTGGCAGAGTAACTGGACACTCTTCCAGGAACTGGAG AAAAAGGCCACAGATCCGTCTCGCTTTCACAACAGAGGAGGCAACCTGCTACGGGAGGAGAAGCAAAGAGCAGAGCTTCAGAAGAGTCTGCCGAAG CTGGAGAAAAGTCTGAAGATCCAGATCGAGCAGTGGGAGGCGGAGCACGCCACAGAGTTCCGGGTCAACGGGCAGCACTTCATGCAGTACGTGGAGGAGCAGTGGAACCTTCACCAactggagaaagagaaggagaaactCGAGAGG CAAATGAAAAAGAGCAAGCAGACAGAAGAGGACATGCTGTATGGTACAGCACTCAAAACACCCACCAAGAGGAGACTAGGAGGAGCGCCCACACCTGGAAAATCTCGCAAG CTGAATTCTACCTCCAGTATCGCTAGCTCTACACCCAACACCACCTTGCGCTCCATCTGCCACTCTCCATCCATGAGACCACCTCTCTCTGCCAGCAAG ATTGGTTCAGGTTTGCGTTCGTCCACTCGTACTCGAACCCCCCGCGGCCTGGAGAGGAATAAGGAAAACCTTTCTCAGCTGAGTGGAGCGCTGCGCACCATGACCTCCAGCCCGTACCGAAACTGTTCCATCAACTCTGTCGCCAGCTCCTACTCCGAGTTTGCG CGAGAACTCTCACAAGCTTCAAAGTCCAGCTGCAAGGCTGGAGTTCTGAACTCCACAATCACACGCTAA